From a single Candidatus Omnitrophota bacterium genomic region:
- the rplO gene encoding 50S ribosomal protein L15, with the protein MKLGEIHVPVGATKKRKIVGRGPGSGHGKTSTRGQKGQKSRSGAHIHPEFEGGQMPLIRRIPKRGFTNRFKKKFQIVNLADLKSFKENSIVTPEELLKEGIIKNTKIKVKILGGGEISKPLTVKADSFSAGAAEKIQKAGGKAEITK; encoded by the coding sequence GTGAAGCTAGGTGAGATACATGTCCCGGTAGGGGCAACGAAAAAAAGAAAAATAGTAGGCAGGGGCCCGGGTTCCGGCCACGGCAAGACCTCCACGAGAGGCCAGAAGGGCCAGAAGTCCAGGTCCGGCGCCCATATCCATCCGGAGTTCGAAGGCGGCCAGATGCCTTTGATAAGAAGGATCCCGAAGAGGGGTTTCACGAACAGGTTCAAGAAAAAGTTCCAGATCGTAAACCTCGCGGACCTTAAGTCCTTTAAGGAGAACTCCATAGTCACTCCCGAGGAGTTGCTTAAGGAAGGTATCATCAAAAATACGAAAATTAAGGTCAAGATATTGGGCGGCGGCGAGATATCGAAGCCCCTGACCGTAAAAGCGGATTCGTTTTCGGCGGGCGCGGCCGAAAAGATACAAAAAGCTGGCGGTAAAGCAGAGATCACCAAATAA
- the rpsH gene encoding 30S ribosomal protein S8, whose product MSITDPIADFLTLIRNATRAKKENVDVVKSRMNKEILEIMKREGYISDFKPLEESRKVRVYLKYSSNRSVIKNVRKISKPGLRVYTPYSKIPIVLRGLGVAVISTSKGVISNKEARELKVGGEVLCYIW is encoded by the coding sequence ATGTCCATTACAGATCCGATAGCTGATTTTTTGACACTGATAAGGAACGCGACCCGCGCCAAGAAAGAGAACGTGGATGTCGTGAAGTCCAGGATGAACAAGGAGATCCTCGAGATCATGAAGAGGGAGGGCTACATCTCCGACTTCAAACCGCTCGAAGAGTCACGCAAGGTCCGTGTCTACCTGAAATATTCATCGAACCGCAGCGTCATAAAGAATGTGAGGAAGATATCTAAGCCGGGTTTAAGGGTATATACGCCTTATAGCAAGATCCCGATCGTACTGCGCGGGCTCGGCGTGGCTGTCATATCGACCTCCAAAGGCGTAATAAGCAATAAAGAAGCCCGGGAACTTAAAGTGGGCGGCGAAGTATTGTGCTATATATGGTAA
- the rplN gene encoding 50S ribosomal protein L14 encodes MIQLRSILVVADNTGAKKAAMIQVLGRHGKVMADLGDIIKIHIKESTPDAIVKKGEVANAVVVRLKSPTRRSDGSYLRFDSNAIVIIDTQKNPRGTRIFGPVARELRDRGFSKIISLAPEVI; translated from the coding sequence ATGATACAGTTGCGTTCTATATTGGTTGTAGCCGATAATACCGGCGCGAAGAAAGCCGCCATGATACAGGTCCTGGGACGCCACGGAAAGGTAATGGCAGACCTTGGGGATATAATCAAGATACACATAAAGGAGTCGACGCCGGACGCGATAGTAAAGAAGGGCGAGGTCGCCAACGCCGTAGTGGTAAGGCTGAAATCGCCGACCAGGAGATCCGACGGTTCTTATCTCAGGTTCGACAGCAACGCGATCGTCATAATAGACACCCAAAAGAACCCCAGGGGCACGAGGATATTCGGCCCGGTGGCAAGGGAACTGCGCGACAGGGGTTTTTCGAAGATAATATCGTTAGCTCCAGAGGTAATATAG
- the rpsE gene encoding 30S ribosomal protein S5 has product MAERRDQDKQLTEKVLSINRVAKVTKGGKKMSFSALLVVGDGKGKVGFGYGKANEVAEAIRKGLVDARRRMFQVEICGTTIPHEVIGKYGAGKVLLKPASPGTGVIAGGPIRALCDAAGIKDILSKSFGSDNAINVIKAAVVGLKSLSNREESKRIKGAI; this is encoded by the coding sequence TTGGCAGAACGCAGAGATCAGGATAAGCAATTAACCGAAAAAGTATTAAGCATTAACCGCGTCGCTAAGGTCACCAAAGGCGGCAAGAAGATGTCGTTTTCCGCACTGCTCGTCGTCGGCGACGGAAAAGGTAAGGTCGGATTCGGATACGGCAAGGCTAACGAAGTGGCTGAGGCTATCAGGAAAGGCCTTGTCGACGCGAGAAGAAGGATGTTCCAGGTGGAGATTTGCGGAACGACCATACCCCATGAAGTGATAGGCAAATACGGCGCGGGTAAGGTATTGCTTAAGCCCGCTTCTCCCGGTACCGGAGTAATCGCCGGAGGTCCGATAAGGGCCCTTTGCGATGCCGCCGGGATAAAGGATATACTTTCCAAGTCATTTGGCTCGGACAATGCCATAAACGTCATCAAGGCGGCGGTCGTGGGCCTCAAGAGCCTCAGTAACAGGGAAGAGAGCAAGAGAATAAAAGGAGCGATCTAA
- the rplB gene encoding 50S ribosomal protein L2 yields MLKTYKPYTKSRRWMTSSDFSMLTKKEPEKNLLLPKRKKAGRNNHGHVTVRHQGGGHKRMIRIVDFKRDKAGVPSKVIALEYDPNRSAFLALLEYEGGERRYIIAPVDLKVGDAVMSGPDADIKPGNALPIKNIPVGTFIHNIELAKGMGAKIVRSAGTSAQLMAKEGEYANIKLPSGEIRLIHLDCYATIGQVGNVDHGKISIGKAGRKRWMGIRPTVRGVAMNPHDHPHGGGEGKSGQGNPHPVSREGLLAKGFRTRKKGKYSDRLIIKRRR; encoded by the coding sequence ATGCTAAAGACATATAAACCATATACGAAATCGAGAAGGTGGATGACATCGTCGGATTTCTCGATGTTGACGAAGAAAGAGCCGGAGAAGAATCTTCTCCTTCCGAAGAGGAAGAAGGCCGGGCGCAATAACCACGGCCATGTGACCGTACGCCACCAGGGCGGCGGCCATAAGAGGATGATCAGGATTGTGGATTTTAAGCGTGACAAGGCCGGCGTACCTTCCAAGGTCATCGCGCTGGAGTACGATCCGAACAGGTCGGCTTTCCTCGCGCTGCTTGAATATGAGGGCGGGGAGCGCAGGTATATCATAGCCCCGGTTGACCTGAAGGTAGGAGATGCGGTGATGTCCGGACCCGATGCCGATATAAAACCCGGCAATGCGCTCCCTATAAAGAATATACCGGTAGGTACATTTATACATAATATCGAGCTGGCCAAAGGTATGGGCGCGAAGATCGTCCGTTCGGCGGGAACGAGCGCGCAGCTCATGGCGAAGGAAGGCGAGTACGCCAACATAAAACTGCCTTCGGGCGAGATACGTCTTATCCACCTGGACTGCTATGCGACGATCGGTCAGGTCGGCAACGTCGACCACGGAAAAATATCGATAGGAAAGGCCGGAAGGAAGAGATGGATGGGTATACGCCCGACGGTAAGAGGCGTTGCGATGAACCCGCACGACCATCCGCACGGCGGCGGCGAAGGCAAGTCCGGGCAGGGTAACCCGCATCCGGTTTCACGTGAGGGTTTGCTTGCCAAGGGTTTTAGGACCAGGAAAAAGGGCAAGTATTCTGACAGATTGATAATTAAGCGGAGGAGATAA
- the rpsC gene encoding 30S ribosomal protein S3 translates to MGHKVNPISMRLGYIKTWKSRWFARKKGYADFLHEDLDIRKYVKKSFSAAGISSIDIERASNKAKVIIYTARPGIIIGRKGADIDRLRDDLQDKTKKEIYIEIKEVKNPSIDAQLVAENIAFQLEKRIAFRRAMKKAVQQAMNSGAQGIKVKCAGRLGGAEMSRTEGYKEGKVPLQTFRADIDYGFTEAHTTYGLIGVKSWIYKGDILDKKEIAKASGEDTEGTGKAPEAPAQS, encoded by the coding sequence GTGGGTCATAAAGTAAATCCGATATCAATGAGGTTGGGATACATAAAGACCTGGAAATCCCGTTGGTTTGCCAGGAAGAAGGGTTATGCCGATTTCCTCCACGAGGATCTAGATATCCGTAAATACGTCAAAAAGAGTTTTTCCGCGGCCGGCATATCATCCATTGATATCGAACGCGCCAGCAACAAGGCGAAGGTTATAATTTATACCGCCAGGCCCGGTATCATAATCGGCAGGAAGGGCGCCGATATCGACCGCCTGCGCGACGACCTCCAGGATAAGACGAAGAAAGAAATATATATAGAGATAAAAGAGGTGAAGAACCCCTCCATAGATGCACAGCTTGTGGCGGAGAACATCGCCTTCCAGTTGGAGAAGCGCATCGCCTTCAGGCGCGCAATGAAGAAAGCGGTCCAGCAGGCGATGAATTCCGGCGCCCAGGGCATAAAGGTCAAATGCGCGGGAAGGCTCGGCGGCGCAGAAATGTCACGTACCGAGGGTTATAAAGAAGGAAAGGTCCCGCTGCAGACTTTCAGGGCGGACATAGATTACGGCTTCACCGAGGCGCATACTACCTACGGCCTCATAGGCGTAAAATCGTGGATATACAAGGGCGATATCCTCGACAAGAAAGAGATAGCGAAGGCATCGGGTGAGGATACTGAGGGAACAGGTAAGGCGCCCGAGGCGCCCGCGCAAAGTTAA
- the rplD gene encoding 50S ribosomal protein L4, with protein MAEIEIYNIKGKSVGKIELDKDIFNGEVNEAILHQVIRMYEANQRQGTASTKTRSDVSGGGKKPWKQKGTGRARAGTIRSPLWRGGGIVFGPHPRDYSYQVPRSVKRLALISSLNAKLNDKNMIVIDEIKLEKAKTKEIAAALRNLKAEKKPLLVLEERNETVVRASRNIANLLLRDYKSLNAYEVLKQQKLVMTQKALAALTKILVKQ; from the coding sequence ATGGCAGAAATAGAGATTTATAATATAAAAGGTAAATCGGTCGGAAAGATCGAACTCGATAAAGATATATTCAACGGCGAGGTCAACGAAGCGATACTTCACCAGGTGATAAGGATGTATGAAGCCAACCAAAGGCAGGGCACCGCTTCCACGAAGACGCGTTCGGACGTTTCCGGCGGCGGCAAGAAACCTTGGAAGCAGAAGGGCACCGGCCGCGCCAGGGCAGGCACCATAAGGTCTCCTTTGTGGAGAGGCGGCGGTATAGTATTCGGCCCGCATCCGAGGGATTATTCCTACCAGGTGCCAAGGTCGGTTAAGAGGCTCGCGCTGATCTCGAGCCTTAACGCGAAATTAAACGACAAGAATATGATAGTTATTGATGAGATTAAGCTCGAGAAGGCGAAGACGAAAGAGATCGCCGCAGCACTGCGTAATTTAAAGGCCGAAAAGAAACCTTTGCTGGTGCTGGAAGAAAGAAATGAGACGGTGGTCAGGGCTTCCCGTAATATAGCCAACCTCCTGCTGAGGGATTACAAGTCGCTCAACGCGTACGAAGTGCTGAAACAGCAAAAGCTTGTTATGACCCAGAAGGCGCTTGCCGCCCTCACTAAAATACTGGTGAAACAATGA
- the rplR gene encoding 50S ribosomal protein L18 yields MAVNKEFHRKRRHNRIRRRIIGTKDKPRMSVHRSINNICVQLIDDIGGVTICGVSTMDKGFKEKAKTGGNVKAAQALGEMIAKAAQAKGVKKVVFDRGGYLYHGRIKALADSARKAGLEF; encoded by the coding sequence ATGGCTGTTAATAAAGAATTCCACAGGAAGAGGCGTCATAATAGGATCAGGAGAAGGATCATCGGCACTAAAGATAAGCCGAGGATGTCCGTCCATAGGAGCATAAACAATATCTGCGTCCAGCTCATAGACGATATCGGCGGCGTGACGATCTGCGGCGTGTCGACTATGGACAAGGGTTTTAAGGAAAAGGCCAAGACCGGCGGGAACGTAAAGGCCGCTCAGGCTTTAGGCGAGATGATCGCGAAAGCGGCCCAGGCAAAAGGCGTAAAGAAGGTCGTCTTCGACAGGGGCGGGTATCTTTATCACGGCAGGATCAAGGCCCTGGCAGATTCCGCCAGGAAAGCCGGACTCGAATTTTAG
- a CDS encoding type Z 30S ribosomal protein S14, translating into MAKKSLIEKWKRPAKFSARKYNRCRLCGRSGGYLRRFELCRICFRELASKGEIPGITKASW; encoded by the coding sequence ATGGCTAAAAAATCTTTGATAGAAAAATGGAAGAGGCCGGCTAAATTCTCGGCTAGGAAATACAACAGGTGCCGTCTCTGCGGCAGATCAGGCGGTTATCTGCGCAGGTTCGAGCTCTGCCGTATCTGTTTCAGGGAATTGGCATCGAAGGGTGAGATCCCCGGTATAACAAAAGCGAGCTGGTAA
- the rpmC gene encoding 50S ribosomal protein L29: MPIKTQELRNMAAEELKAKYSLLTESLFKLNQQAKIGKLEKPDQIRQMRKDIARILTIIREKDIKI, translated from the coding sequence ATGCCGATAAAAACACAGGAATTAAGGAATATGGCGGCGGAGGAGCTTAAAGCGAAATATAGCCTGCTTACGGAATCGCTTTTCAAGCTGAACCAGCAGGCTAAGATCGGGAAGCTCGAGAAGCCCGACCAGATCCGCCAGATGAGGAAGGATATCGCGCGGATACTGACCATAATAAGGGAAAAGGATATCAAGATATGA
- the rplP gene encoding 50S ribosomal protein L16 encodes MALFPKRVKYRKSQRGRRKGVAMTGSSIAFGEYGLQCLENGWIKNTQIEAARVVISRHLKGGGKAWIRIFPDKPVSKKPAETRMGKGKGMTDHWVAVIKRGRILFEVEGLPESIAKEAMRLASSKLPLRTKFVARARAAA; translated from the coding sequence ATGGCGTTATTTCCAAAAAGAGTAAAATACAGAAAGTCGCAAAGAGGCAGGCGCAAGGGCGTAGCGATGACCGGCTCGTCGATAGCATTCGGCGAATACGGCCTCCAGTGCCTCGAGAACGGCTGGATAAAGAATACACAGATAGAGGCGGCAAGGGTAGTCATCTCGCGCCACCTTAAAGGCGGCGGCAAGGCCTGGATAAGGATATTCCCGGACAAGCCGGTCAGCAAGAAGCCCGCTGAAACGAGGATGGGTAAAGGAAAGGGCATGACCGACCACTGGGTCGCCGTAATAAAGCGCGGAAGGATCCTGTTCGAGGTCGAGGGCCTTCCCGAGTCGATAGCCAAAGAGGCGATGCGCCTGGCTTCCTCGAAACTTCCTTTAAGAACTAAATTTGTGGCCAGGGCCAGAGCGGCCGCATAA
- the rplV gene encoding 50S ribosomal protein L22, producing MVSAGRVVAKYIKTSPYKMRKVMDVIRGKDVNSALGILENIEKRSRIYLIRALKSAIASAKQGGKVKQDELFIWKITADDGPTMRRYKAAAMGRATMIRKRTSHIIIELGMMEVPVKKTPATGGVKGAAPKTGKK from the coding sequence ATGGTATCAGCAGGAAGAGTAGTAGCTAAATATATCAAGACATCCCCTTATAAGATGCGCAAGGTCATGGACGTTATCAGGGGCAAGGACGTGAATTCAGCGCTCGGCATTTTAGAGAATATCGAAAAGCGTTCCCGCATCTACCTGATCCGCGCTTTGAAATCAGCGATCGCCTCGGCAAAGCAGGGCGGGAAGGTAAAGCAGGATGAGCTTTTCATCTGGAAGATAACCGCAGATGACGGCCCCACAATGAGGCGGTATAAAGCCGCGGCTATGGGCAGGGCGACTATGATACGCAAGAGGACCAGCCACATAATAATTGAACTGGGCATGATGGAAGTGCCGGTCAAGAAAACTCCCGCCACGGGTGGGGTCAAAGGCGCCGCGCCAAAAACGGGGAAGAAATAG
- the rplW gene encoding 50S ribosomal protein L23 translates to MIRKYKILKGLLHSEKGSTLLPFNKYVFEVYKDANKAEIKKAIELVYKVKVKDVNTMIMSGKWRRVRFKPGKTPDWKKAIVTLRKGDKIDVTT, encoded by the coding sequence ATGATACGGAAATATAAGATATTGAAAGGATTGCTCCATTCGGAGAAGGGTTCGACGCTGCTGCCTTTTAATAAATATGTTTTCGAAGTCTACAAGGACGCCAATAAGGCGGAGATAAAGAAAGCCATCGAGCTGGTATACAAAGTCAAGGTGAAAGACGTCAACACCATGATAATGTCCGGCAAATGGCGCAGGGTAAGGTTCAAACCGGGCAAGACGCCCGATTGGAAGAAGGCGATAGTGACATTGCGCAAGGGCGACAAGATAGACGTGACGACATAA
- the rpsJ gene encoding 30S ribosomal protein S10, with product MTTTVQKARIRIKLRAYDHRVLDQSAAEIVETAKRTGAKVLGPIPLPTDKEVYTVLRSPHIDKKSREQFQLKTHKRVLDIVEPTSKTIDALKKLDLPAGVDVEIK from the coding sequence ATGACTACCACAGTCCAGAAAGCCAGGATCAGGATAAAACTTAGGGCATACGACCACAGGGTCCTCGACCAATCCGCGGCCGAGATAGTGGAGACCGCGAAGAGGACCGGAGCGAAGGTCCTGGGACCGATACCCCTTCCGACGGATAAGGAAGTATATACGGTCCTGCGCTCGCCGCATATCGACAAGAAATCGCGCGAACAATTCCAGCTCAAGACGCACAAGCGCGTTTTGGATATCGTCGAGCCTACATCGAAGACGATCGATGCCTTGAAAAAACTCGATCTTCCGGCCGGTGTGGACGTGGAAATAAAGTAA
- the rpsS gene encoding 30S ribosomal protein S19, whose product MGRSAKKGPFVEPKLLKKIEKMKGDKKPIKTWSRRSTVIPEFIGYTFLVHNGNKFIPVFVTENMVGHKLGEFSPTRTFRKHGGVKSKEAPAVT is encoded by the coding sequence ATGGGTCGTTCGGCTAAAAAAGGGCCGTTTGTTGAACCGAAACTGCTCAAGAAGATAGAGAAGATGAAGGGCGACAAGAAGCCCATCAAGACATGGTCAAGAAGGTCGACCGTCATCCCGGAATTTATCGGTTATACTTTCCTGGTGCATAACGGGAACAAGTTCATCCCGGTCTTTGTCACCGAGAATATGGTAGGGCACAAACTGGGGGAGTTTTCCCCAACGAGGACGTTCAGGAAGCATGGCGGCGTCAAGTCTAAAGAAGCGCCGGCTGTAACTTAA
- the rplX gene encoding 50S ribosomal protein L24, with translation MIRIRKNDTVMIMKGRDNGKTGRVMRILSGTGKAIVEGRNFVKKHAHKTQKNPQGGIIQIESPIALSNIMPVCPKCGKPVRIGIAAGKDGKKTRICMKCKEALA, from the coding sequence ATGATAAGGATAAGGAAGAACGACACGGTAATGATAATGAAGGGCAGGGATAACGGCAAAACGGGCCGCGTCATGAGGATACTGTCCGGTACCGGTAAGGCTATAGTCGAGGGGCGTAACTTCGTGAAGAAACATGCCCATAAGACACAGAAGAATCCGCAGGGCGGGATAATACAGATAGAGAGCCCGATAGCGCTGTCGAATATCATGCCTGTCTGCCCCAAATGCGGAAAACCGGTCAGGATCGGGATAGCGGCCGGTAAGGACGGCAAGAAGACGAGGATATGCATGAAATGCAAGGAGGCGCTTGCCTGA
- the tuf gene encoding elongation factor Tu has protein sequence MAKEKFLRNKPHVNVGTIGHVDHGKTTLTAAITMCLNKKGMAEVRAYDSIDNAPEEKERGITINIAHVEYQSDKRHYAHVDCPGHADYIKNMITGAAQMDGAILVVSAPDGPMPQTREHILLARQVGVPYIVVFMNKCDVVDDKELLDLVELEVRELLTKYEFPGDKTPIVRGSALNAMNCACGKDDCPNCKPIFELVKALDTYIPEPKRETDKPFLMAIEDVFSITGRGTVGTGRIERGVVKVNDEVEIVGMRKDTRKTVVTGIEMFRKLLDEGMAGDNAGVLLRGIEKKDLERGQVLAKPGSITPHTKFKAQVYILTKEEGGRHTPFFTGYRPQFYFRTTDVTGVSTLPAGVEMVMPGDNVSFEVELIIPVALEKGLRFAIREGGHTVGAGAVSEVIA, from the coding sequence ATGGCAAAGGAAAAATTTTTACGCAATAAGCCCCACGTTAACGTAGGCACAATAGGCCACGTAGACCACGGCAAGACGACATTGACCGCCGCCATTACCATGTGCTTGAACAAGAAGGGTATGGCCGAGGTAAGGGCCTATGATTCTATCGATAACGCGCCCGAAGAGAAAGAGCGCGGCATCACGATAAACATCGCCCACGTAGAATACCAGTCCGACAAGCGCCATTACGCCCACGTCGACTGCCCGGGCCATGCCGACTACATAAAGAACATGATCACCGGCGCCGCCCAGATGGACGGAGCTATCCTTGTCGTATCGGCCCCTGACGGCCCGATGCCCCAGACAAGAGAGCATATACTCCTGGCCCGCCAGGTAGGCGTCCCCTATATAGTCGTATTCATGAACAAATGCGACGTAGTCGACGATAAAGAGCTCTTAGACTTAGTCGAGCTCGAAGTAAGAGAACTCCTCACCAAGTATGAATTCCCCGGGGATAAGACCCCGATAGTCCGCGGCTCGGCCCTAAACGCCATGAACTGCGCCTGCGGCAAAGACGACTGCCCCAACTGCAAACCCATCTTTGAACTGGTTAAAGCATTAGACACCTACATCCCCGAACCCAAACGCGAGACCGATAAACCCTTCCTGATGGCCATCGAAGACGTATTCTCCATCACAGGCCGCGGCACCGTCGGCACCGGACGCATCGAGCGCGGTGTCGTCAAGGTAAACGACGAGGTCGAGATCGTAGGTATGCGCAAGGATACGCGTAAGACAGTAGTAACCGGCATCGAGATGTTCCGCAAGCTCCTCGATGAGGGCATGGCAGGAGATAACGCAGGAGTCCTCTTAAGGGGCATCGAGAAGAAAGACCTGGAGCGCGGCCAGGTATTGGCCAAGCCGGGTTCTATCACCCCGCACACCAAGTTCAAGGCCCAGGTCTACATCCTGACCAAGGAAGAGGGCGGCAGGCACACGCCGTTCTTTACCGGATACAGGCCCCAGTTCTACTTTAGGACCACAGATGTCACCGGCGTTTCCACATTGCCCGCGGGTGTCGAGATGGTCATGCCCGGAGATAACGTATCATTCGAAGTCGAACTCATAATCCCCGTAGCCTTAGAGAAGGGCTTGCGCTTCGCCATACGCGAAGGCGGCCACACCGTAGGCGCGGGAGCGGTATCAGAGGTTATAGCGTAA
- the rpsQ gene encoding 30S ribosomal protein S17, with product MNERGNRKELLGIVTSDKMQNTIVVKVESFSKHAAYKRTIRRVKKFKVHDEEKKAKVGDRVKIVETRPISKDKRWRLVEVLK from the coding sequence ATGAACGAAAGAGGAAACAGGAAAGAATTATTAGGGATAGTGACCAGCGACAAGATGCAGAACACCATCGTCGTGAAGGTAGAGTCCTTCTCGAAGCACGCTGCCTACAAGAGGACCATCCGCAGGGTGAAGAAATTCAAGGTCCACGACGAGGAAAAGAAGGCGAAGGTCGGGGACAGGGTAAAGATAGTCGAGACACGCCCGATCTCCAAAGACAAGAGATGGAGATTGGTTGAGGTACTGAAATGA
- the rplE gene encoding 50S ribosomal protein L5: MTPRLVGFYHKEVIPQLTKKFGYKNLFQVPRIKKIVVNMGVGKGAEDIKILEAALADLTTITGQKPVITRAKKAIANFKIKEGSPIGCKVTLRGAKMYEFLDRLLNIALPRIKDFRGVPADTFDGSGNYALGLREQTIFPEIEVDRVARVQGMDVIIVTSAKSNDEASEMLRLFGMPFKKQG; the protein is encoded by the coding sequence ATTACACCCAGGCTCGTCGGCTTCTACCATAAGGAAGTGATACCGCAGCTGACCAAGAAATTCGGATACAAGAATCTCTTCCAGGTGCCGCGTATAAAGAAGATCGTCGTAAATATGGGGGTCGGGAAAGGCGCGGAAGACATAAAGATACTCGAAGCGGCGCTTGCCGACCTCACTACCATAACCGGGCAGAAGCCGGTAATAACGCGCGCCAAAAAGGCTATCGCGAATTTCAAGATAAAAGAGGGTTCTCCCATAGGATGCAAAGTGACCCTGCGCGGCGCGAAGATGTATGAATTCCTGGACAGGTTGCTCAATATCGCCCTCCCCAGGATCAAGGACTTCCGCGGCGTGCCGGCAGATACGTTTGATGGGTCCGGCAATTACGCCCTCGGCCTGCGCGAGCAGACGATATTTCCGGAGATAGAGGTTGACAGGGTCGCGAGGGTCCAGGGTATGGATGTCATAATCGTGACGAGCGCCAAGTCGAATGACGAGGCGAGTGAGATGCTGCGTCTTTTCGGTATGCCTTTCAAAAAACAAGGTTAG
- the rplF gene encoding 50S ribosomal protein L6 encodes MSRVGKKPIQIIKGVKVSVNGDSVIVEGPKGKLSMQVHPAIKAEVKGEQVIVAPHEASESLKSAGALHGLTRSLINNMIIGVTSGYQKELEIQGVGFRAQVSGKKLVLLVGFSHPVDFPIPDGIVIEAPKPTQLIIKGIDKHKVGQVAAEIRDIFPPEPYKGKGIRYLGEYVRKKVGKAVG; translated from the coding sequence ATGTCAAGAGTAGGTAAGAAACCAATACAGATAATCAAAGGCGTCAAAGTCAGCGTTAACGGGGATTCCGTGATTGTGGAAGGCCCGAAAGGCAAACTTTCGATGCAGGTACATCCCGCGATCAAGGCCGAAGTGAAAGGCGAGCAGGTCATAGTGGCTCCCCACGAGGCCAGCGAATCGCTTAAGAGCGCGGGCGCGCTGCACGGCCTTACCAGGTCGCTCATCAACAACATGATCATAGGCGTCACAAGCGGCTATCAAAAAGAACTTGAGATACAAGGCGTAGGTTTCAGGGCCCAGGTCAGCGGGAAAAAACTCGTGTTACTGGTCGGGTTTTCGCATCCGGTGGATTTCCCGATCCCTGATGGGATAGTTATCGAGGCGCCGAAACCCACGCAGTTGATCATAAAGGGAATAGACAAACACAAGGTCGGACAGGTTGCCGCGGAGATAAGGGATATATTCCCGCCTGAGCCGTATAAGGGCAAAGGCATCAGATATTTGGGCGAATACGTGAGGAAAAAAGTAGGAAAGGCGGTAGGTTAA